TCCGAACAATCTGTTCAAATTCCTATAGGCATCCCTATCGTGTCTTCTCACCCCCTCAAAAAATCTAAAGCTTCTTCTTCCCGCCTCTCTGGCACCCAAGGCAAGGGGAAGAATAAGGTAGCAGAACCTATATGGTTTTCTACAGTAACTTCCACCCTTCGTCTCGGGGCGGTTGAGGAGATTAGGTCCCTGAGATCAATTCTTTCTTCCCACAAAATAAAAATCCCCGAGCCTAATGATCATCCGGACACTCCCCCCGGGTTTTCTTACTTTTTTTGTAGAGCAACTAAAAAGTGGTCTTCGTTTTCTCATTCATCATTTTTTTGAAGGGATCGCCCGGTTCTTTGGGCTTCCGATCAATCATCTTCACCCTAACGTTTTTCGCATTATGGCTGccacttttattttgtttcgcATGAAATCCCTCCTAATCAATGCTTCTATTTTTCATTACTTTTATTCTTGCCGATTTAATGACGGGGTCTTTTCTTTCATGGCTCGAATGCATTATCGGTTTTTGAATGACATCCTTTCCTCGCTGAAGGTGTGGAaaacaaagtttttctttttacAACTCCCCTCTCCTCCGACCTGTGCAACaggttttttttcttctttgccTCCGCAACCTGAGCTTCCCCGAGACTATAAATTTCTTCCTCCTTTTACCCGAGCTTGGGATGCTTTGGAAAAGCAATCCTTCCGATCTTCCGTGCTGATCGGGGGAGATAATCTGGTGTTCTATGGGATTGGGTCCCGACCTAAAGACCTGGTGGACCAGATTATTGATGAATACGATCAAGCCGAGTCGCAGGCTGGTAAATTATTTCTCCTAGTTCTTTTATTCTTGTATGTAAATTCTTCTGATGTGTTGATTGATGCAGCTAAAGAAGATATGATTAAGGCAAGTCTGGTTGAGGCGGCTGCCAAGAAGAAAGCTGAGCAGAAGAAGGCTCGGGCAGAAAAGAGGGCCCGGGAGGCTCAAGAGAATGAAGAGCGTCGAGCCCGGGCAGAGGCTGAAGCTCGGGAAGCTGAGAAACGGCGGGTTGAAGGGGAAAATAATACCCGGGCAGAGACGATCCCCTCCGGGAAGAGACCACTCATGAAGAGGACTCAGCTCCTCTCGAAACCCGCAAGAAAAAAGCCATAACTGAGCCGGTCATTGAAACGGTGGTTGTGGAAGATGAACCCGAGGAGATCGTCCGCTCCTCTCCTCTCACCGGTTCCTCTGCTTGTCTCTCAGGAGGAAGGCCTTGGGTCCTCCCTAACATTTTTGGGGAAGACGTTAGCTCAGATCTCGTCAAGATGATCCAAGGTCTTCTACGCCCTGATGAGGTGACACATCTCCAGAGAATTCACCCTAATGAGCTCCTGTGTGAAGGAGTGGCCCGGTCCTTATCTGTAAGTCTCCCCCTTTTacttatcattttatttatattcattttttttaatcttctgTTCTTTCAGGGCTTGCAAATGCTCATGTCAGCTTTTGAGCGAGTGGCTCAGGCTGCTAAAAGGGCCAACGCTCAAGCCACCTCTGCCCGGGAGACGCATGCCAAACTCCAGGAGGAGGTGGGTAGGCTGAATGATCTCCATGATCATGTTCTGGCCCGGGAGAAGGCTGTTTGGCAGCAACAGATGGACTTGATCCGGGCAGAACTTGCTGAAGCCCGGGCGGAGACGAAGGCAGCGAGGGCGGAAGCTGAATATTCTCGGGTTAGGGCTGAGGACTTTCAGGCTGCCGTTGAACTGATAAAGAAAACCCAGGAAGAACAAACGGTTCGCTTCTTGAAGTCCCGGGAGTTCAAGAAGATGGTGGCCGATAAGGCTTTTCCTTACTTTGAACAGGGCTTCAACAAGTGCCTGGAACAATTTGAAGAGGCAGGCCTGGTTCCAGCCGACCGAGAGGATTTCCCTGATTTAGAAAAAGCCGCGGCGTCCTTGCCAGAGGAAGAGGAAGATCAGCAGGACCCCCTGTAGATTAAATTCTTTTGTTGCCCTTTTTTTTTATTCCTGGGTTTCCGGGCACCTTGTAAATTTTTCctagtattaatgaaaatactCTGCTTTTCATTTGCCGCACTTGATATTCCTGCGTGTTGTACTTTGCTTTAAATATCCTGGTCAATTTTAATCGATCTTCACCTAACACTCTTAGGTCAGGGTGCAGATCCACAGAATTGGGATATAACCGGGGTACGGGTCcaccgggccagggtacgggtccttggacttAAGATTTAACCGGGGTACGGGTCcaccgggccagggtacgggtccctggacttaagatttaaccggggtacgggtccaccgggccagggtacgggtccctggacttaagtAGACATTTTCTTTGAACAACTCCTTTATTTGATGAAGAAATAATAGATACACGTGCTTTTAAACGTAATAATTCTTTAAATGAAAAGCATTCCATGGTCTTTTAAGAATGCGTCCTTGAGAATCTTCGAGATAATAAGCTGCACCTGAACTGACTCTTTGAGTTATTTTGAAAGGTCCTTCCCACTTTGCTTCTAATTTTCCCACATCACCTACCGGCTTGATCTTTTTCATAACCAGGTCCCCAACTTGAAAATTTCGTGGCCAAACACGCTTGTTGTAAGATTTCATCACCCGGCTGCGATAAGCTTCCACTCGAATGGCTGCCCGATCTCTTTTTTCTTCCACTAAGTCAAGTTCAATGGCCCGGGATTGATCATTGTTGCTCGGATAAGATTCTATCCGAATAGAAGATTGCCCGATTTCCACGGGTAAGACTGCTTCTGAACCATAAACAAGGCTGTAGGGTGTTTCTTGAGTAGATGATCGGTAGTCCGGTATGCCCATAAGATACTCGATAATTCTTCCACCCAGTCTTTACCTTTCCCATAGAGTCGGGCTTTCAGTGCTTGCACAATGATCCTATTAGTTACTTCAGTCTGGCCATTAGCCTGAGGGTAAGCTACTGAGGTGAAAGATTGAATAATCTTCATTTCTTGACACCAGGAGGTGATCTTTTTTTCCTGGAATTGCCTTCCATTATCTGAAATTAATCTCCTCGGGATGCCATATCTGCAAACAATATTTTTCCAAAGAAATTTCATAACTTCATCCTCGGTAATTTTGGCTAATGGCTCGGCCTCTACCCACTTAGAGAAATAATCCACAGCCACGAGAAAATTTTTTTCTGTGCTCGGGCTATAGGGAAAAGGCCCACGATATCCAAACCCCATTGATCGAAATGGCATGATGCGGAGATTGGTTGCATATTTGCAGCTGGGCGATGATAAAAATTAGAGTGGTGTTGACAACCTTGACATTTTTGAACAAATTGGGCAGCATCTTAATTCATCCGAGGCCACCAAAACCCAGCCAATATAGCTTTTCGAGACAGAGCTGTTCCACCGAGGTGTTCACCACAGCATCCCTCGTGTATTTCCCGGAGAACGTACGCTACCTCATCTTCTGATAAGCATTTGAGTAATGGGCCCTGATAGGATCGTCTGTACAAAACATTATTCAAAAAGACAAACGTAGGCGCTTGCTTTCTGATTTTTGCAGCCTGGGCTCGATTTTCAGGGAGCTTTTCATGTATTATATATTCAATGATGGGAATCATCCACGAGCTTTTCTGGATCGATGGTATTTTTTCATCAATAGAGAGCAATAGCTGGGTGAAACAGAGAACCTCCCGGGTACTTATATCTGACATAGAAGCAGCCAATTTAGCTAAGGTATCAGCTTCTGCATTTTTCTCCCGGGGAATTTGCTCGATACTCCAGTCGGTTAGAGATGCTGCCTGGGCAGTGATGAGCCCCAAATATTTGAGCATTTTTTCATTCTTGGCCTCGTACATCCCTTTGATCTGCTGTGTAATCAACTGGGAGTCAGAATAAATAATGACCCGAGCAGCACCTACTTCCTGAACAGCCTGCAACCCTGCCAAGACAGCCTCATACTCTGCTTCGTTATTGGTGACCCTGGAATCAATCCTTAAAGCCAGCTTGATTTTCTCTTCTGATGGGGCAATTAGGACCCCCCCGACTCCGCATCCTGATAAATTTGAGGCACCATCAACAAACACTCTCCATACCACTTTTTCCACCGGTTGAATCATTTCAATTAAGAAATCTGTTAATGCTTGAGCTTTTATAGCAGCTCGGGGTTTGTACTCAATGTCATACTCCCCAAGCTCCACAGTCCATTTAACCATTCTTCCAGAAACTTCGGCGTGAGTCATGATCCTTCCGAGTGGAGACTTGGTGAGGACCACGATGGGATGCGATAGAAAATAAGGCCTCAGCTTCCGAGCGATTATTACCAGGGCCAATGCTATTTTTTCCAACTCACTATATTTTAATTCCGCTCCTCGAAGGGCGTGACTGACATAATATATTGGTTTCTGATCAGCCCATTCTTCCTTGACAAGTACAGAACTAACAGCGAACTCAGTAGCGGAGAGATAGACCCACAAATTTTCTCCAGACTCGGGCTTGGCCAAAATAGGCAATTCAGCAAGGTGTCTTTTCAAGTCATGAAAAGCTTGTTCACATCTATCGTCCCAGCCAAATTTTTGTACTTTTCTTAAGACCTGGAAAAGGATAACTCCGATAAGCAGATCGGGAGATGAAACGTGAGAGGGCAGCAATCCTCCCGGTTAATTGTTGCACATCTCGGACGGATTGAGGAGAAGGCATGTCCAttattgctttgattttttcaggATTGACCTCAATTCCTCTGTCAGTTACtaagaaacccaaaaatttaccACTCCTGACCCCGAACACACATTTGCTCGGGTTGAGCTTCATTACATACTGTTTTAAGGTGGTGAGGTCTCGGCCAAGTCATCAATAAAATTAGATACTTTCCGGGTCTTGATTAgaatgtcatccacatataccTCAATATTTCGACTGATTTGATTGTAGAAGACTAGATTCATTAAGCGTTGGTACGTGGCCCCTGCATTCttcaaaccaaaaggcatgacaacaTAGCAGAAGGTGCCCCCAGAGGTGATGAAACTggctttatcttgatcttccagaGCTAAGGGGATTTGATGATACCCCTGATATGCATCCAGAAAGCTTAATAATTCGCATCCAAAGGTAGAATCTACCAGCTGATCAATCCGGGGGAGTGGATAACAGTCTTTAGGACAGGCTTTATTCAAGTCCCTGAAATCAACGCACATTCTCCATTTCTCAGTGGATTTTGGGACTAGAACCACATTTGCCAGGTTGGGAACTGGACTTCCCTGATATGTCCGGCCTTCAGTAACTCTCCCActtgctcttcaatcacttTATCTTTTTCAGGGCCAAAATGCCACTTCTTTTGCTTTACGGGTCGGGATCCCGGGAGGATATTCAATTTATGCTCGGCCACTTGGGACGAGATCCCGGTCAGTTCCTGTTGAGACCAGGCGAAAACACCAATGTTAGTTTTTAgacaatttaaaagatttaccCGGGTAGACGGGCATATGTCTCGGGCCACCCGGATATGTTTTCCAGGTTCAACTTCCACCACTTCTTGCTCCTCTTCTGCAACAAAATGCACTTCCCCCTCATTGGCCCCTTCTTGATACTCTTTCTCCTTCCCTGCGTTCCTTGCCTTCTTTTGATCTACTCGGACCGTCTCCCCATAACATTTCCGAGAAGAGGGTTGGTCCCCCTTGACTTCCCCAACATGTCCTCGTACTGGAAATTTGATTTTCTGATGATAAGTAGAAGCCACGGCTCTCATCTCATTCATGGCTGGCCTTCCTAATATGATGTTGTACGAGGATGGGGCATCAATTACTGTAAAAACAGTCATCACAGTCTTCCTTAGATCTCCAGTGCCCAGGGTCAGGGGTAGAATGATTTCCCCCTAAGGGTACACAGCATGTCCAGCAAAACCAAACAAGGCAGTCTCAACTGCCTCTAATTGATATTCGTGTAAATCCATTTGAACCAGGGCTTCCTTAAATATAACATTACCGGAGCTGCCATTATCAACAAATACCCTCAACACATCATAGTTAGCCACTCGGGCCTGAATAACAAGCGCGTCATTGTGGGGTAAACTAACTCCTCTGAGGTCCTCTGGTCCAAAGCTTATGACTGGCTCATCTCTCTTCCTCCCATCGACCTCCAAGCATTCCCTCCTGCTCCTGGCTTTCCGAGCCCGGTTAGAATCGCCATCGGTGGATCCTCCcgaaatcatttttattactcTTCGGCTTGGGGAAGGGTCTCTTTTCTCTTGGGTATTTTTCTTCTCCCGAGAGCTTCCTTCTGCTCTTCCACTTCTACTCGGGATACCCGCCGATGTTTTGGGAGTATTAAATCTGGGGCGACGATACACCTAAGGTGGTGATCTAGATTCATCCCGGGAGGGATGAGATTCCGGTTCAGAGTGCTTCTTGAATTCTTTTCTCAGAGTTCGGCATTCATTTGTATTGTGAGAACATTCTTTATGAAGGGTACAGTACCCTTCCCACTCCGGTCTTGGTGTTCTGGATACTGGTCCTAGATGCGAGACTACGTCCGAGCTGCATTCTTGAAACTCTCGATCTCGAGCAATTCTCAAAGGTACATGAGATAAATGTCCCGGGCCACTTTTCTTGGGAGCTCTTTCGTCAGGCTTAGCTATCCGATCTCCTCTGGCTCTCTTCAAAGCCTCCCTCTTTTGGTTTTGCGCATCTTCCATATTAATGTTTTTCTCTGCACTGGACAAGAGATCTTCGAAATTCACGGGCAATTTCTTAGTTAAGGATCGGAAAAAATCCCCTTCCCATAGCCCTTGCATGAACGCTGTAGTTTTCGTCTCGGGTGCACAGGCTGGCACATCCAGGGCCACTCGGTTGAATCTTTTGAGATACGCCCTGAGGGTTTCGTCTTGCCTTTGTTTTACCTCAAATAGACTGAAAGCAGTCTTCTTGTACTTCTTGCTACTGCTAAATTGATGCAAGAATATCTTTTGGAAATCTTCAAAACAATTGATACTTTGGGGCGCCAGCCCTTCGAACCATCTTTGTGCAGAATCGACGAGGGTGGTGAGGAACGCTTTACACTTGATTTGGTCCCCGTAGCAATGTAAAATAGCCATGTTTTCGAAGCGAGTAAGGTGCTCCTCGGGATCAGAACGCCCATCATAGTCCTTGATCTTGGCGGACTTGAAATGTCCGGGTAATGGTTCCCGGATAATAATATCAGAGAATGGACAACCTTTTATAACTGGAGCACCATCCTTGGAACCAACCTGCCCTTCTAACACCTTTACTTTCTTCCTCAACTCCTCCAATTCTTCCGCAACAGTGGGGGACTTAGAACCAGCGCTTGATTCCATCTCCTCTTCCTGACTACCTTGCAATTGCTCCGGTTCTTCTTGTAGTGGAACAGAATGATTAGGAGCCTTATTTGCCATCGCTGTCTTAACAGGATCAGCTACAATTTTGGTCAACTCTTCAGGTGTTAGATGGATGGTGGGTTGAGGACCATTGGGTGGGGGACCTCCTGCACCAGAGAGATGAGTATGGTTATCCTCCTGAACTCGGGAAGTATCCTGGTTGGCTCTCCTAGTAGGCGCCATATCAACGTCTTAAAACTCAGATTTCctacagacggcgccaatgatgtaaCCCGGGTGAAAAGGAAAGAGTCGGGTCGGATACTTGACCGGGTATACTATCaaagatgaaaaaaaatatgagtCGGACGTTAGAACTTAAAAATCAATGCAACCAAATGATGGTTGTGTAATTGATGTGAAGGGTAGGGTAGTGAGTAAATACCCAATAAGTGGGAGTATTCAATGTGTGAGTTAATATCTGAATGGAGAATAAATGCAAATAAAGCGcttgatatttatagtagaaatggcaatgatgacctcgttccttgtgctgatcattaattataatagGGTGGCTGATTATACCTcatattctgacatgtcaaatcgcATACTAGTCACATCCGGCCCAATTATATTTTGTCAACCATTTATGTTATTGTCAGAGGTAGGTCGGCTATGCACGCTCTGTCAAGTTGACGCCATTAAATGCTTTACACATATCGAGGTGACTCGGTTAAAATGCTTCTCTGGCAATTATAGAAGAGATCGGGTATTCCTTGTCTTTGGGAAATCATGTCCCGGGTGGTCCAATGGCTCGGCCCATTGACTGATTGCTCACTTTGTGATTTCTCTAAGTTGTACTCTGTGTTTCGAGCAATTATATGACAGGTCTCTAACCCGTCCTGTCATGCCATTGGCCGAGAGCATATCATCCTGACCTGGGCACTATTCCTAGCCCATGAAGTCCCAGGGCCTGACCATGACCCGGGACGTCCCGGGGCATCATCAGCTAACTAAAATTATACCATTGTTTAAATCACTTTATCTAGTAcaacatttatttctttaaaacaaGGGAATATTACTTGCAGTGGCGATGTAGACAGCGTCATTCCAGCGAAAATAACCAGGTATTCGGTGGCTAAACTTGGTTCACCTGTTAAAACTCTGTGGCATCCTTGGTATTCACAAGGAGATGTAAGAAAACCTAAAAAATTTGGACTACTTTTGTACTAACTAGTCGATTAATTTCTTCTCAGAACTTCGTGTTTTAACGCCGCTGCATGGAAAGATGGTAAACATAGCAGTCTGCAAATTCTTTATGGGGCTGTATTAAAATTCAACTCGTTGCTTCTCACATTTATTTNTAGACGAGTTAGTAGCATAATTTGGTCTGAGTTTGAGTCtagaattattatttaattaatactaGGATGCTAACTgatttacataaaatattaaaaaaaaaattataattgccttttaaaataatgaagaGGCGGacctattttttatttaaataataataataacagataatttaaataatatgaaaaataaaaataatatgataaataaagCAATAGTACCATTATTCATCATAACAATAATATTACTAATTATAACGAGAAACAAATTAAGAATTAACAATATTGACAATAATAATAGTTGGTGGTAAATACGTCACAAAATTTTACTTTAGCCAATGACTCAATCAGAGGAATAATTAGAACAAGAGTATCGAACTGTTGCATTGGCGCGAGATGATAAAGAGAGAGCTTCGTTTATCGATGAACAACAGATTAAACTGtgtaattcaattttttttaataattatgtaTCATAAACGTCATAGTTTGAATATTAATGATAATAAGGCGTGCGAATTAGACCAGattaaaaaatttctcaaattaATTTCATCTATCATAATATTAAGAAATACATAGACATGTGTTATGCCCCTGATTTATGTTACTTTAAGAACGCTTCCTCaactaaaaatttgaaatctagcacaaaatatttttaaaaaaaattttatgataaaacgtaattaaaaaaattcgagaaacaaacaaattttttttttcaatggagtaatattttattataatttaatttcgacaaacaaacaaacataaCAAAACTTCTAAGTTCataatattaaaatacaaagaggCCTTCTCTATCCTTATACATTTCTCCTCGTGTTTCTTGTATAGCGTAGCCCACATGCATTGCATAGAGTCtgaaaaaataaagttatatataaaataacaaataatataaaaatccaAATCAACTTCAtgccatatcatatcatatcctataaaaatattagtaaaaGACAGCAAGTCACAATTCTAATGCAAATAATTTAGTTCGTTTTAAAGTTTAAAGGGAAAATCATTTgattatatttaagaaaatttatataattaaaatgttttgaagttgaggaatttaaaattgtagatttcaaatttatttgtcACGGATGAATTTGTTCAAGATGTATTTCTGTGGACCGTTTGGTCCTCTTTTTCATAGTGAGGTGGCCGTTCTAACACATACAGACATACTTGACACCTTTTCACCCCATCCACCGGATAACggtgttggggaattacaccgaaACGATGCCGATCAAGATGATAATAGTATcccaaaacttgcggaataaaataacctacaagaacacaaagatttacgtggttcacccaatataggctacgtccacggagcactgcaacttttataactggaagaaatattacaacaagtgtatacaccaatacactcaatatttctcacactctcaacccgagtataccgagaaaataatttctctaactcacacaagagaattcccgcactcaagaaaaaaatacactctttttttctatgcactctctatttatcaaagctaaaaagcttttgattttgggatacaataactgaaggaatcgagttctatttataactaagtTCTTCCTGCAGTTTTTGTAAACCTTCCGATGTGGGATAAAATAttctgaatattttatttgcgtGGGTCCCTCCACTtgcctaacaattctcccacttgaagacttgatttcaatcatgtcttcacaccatcagtgcagtagctcatatatctccatttatacttgcagtccaactgaagttgaacacaacttcagtttgtccatggttaccgtcttcgtgagcatatcggctggatttttacttccaggaatcttctccagcatcaagactccatcttccagcactgatctgatgaaatggtacctaacctgtatatgctttgtcctagcatgataaacaggattttttgctaaatgaatagcactctgactgtcacagtgtaatgtgctatcttcaagcttctgacccaattcctccagaaaggatttcaaccatatcatctccttgctagcttctgtaactgcaacatattcagcctcagtagtcgaaagcgcaacaatcttttgcagcttagacgcccagcttacaactgtaccacctaatgtgaacacatatccagtaatacttttcatgccatccaggtcaccacccatatcggcatcgacaaaaccctgtaagccaaattttgatctcctgaagcataaagaacaactagcagtacctttcaaatacctgagaatccacttaactgcttcccagtgttgctttcctggattactcataaacctgctcacaactcccactgcatgtgctatgtctggtcttgtgcacaccattgcatacatgaggcttccgacagcagaagcataaggaaccttattcatataagcctgctcctgctccgtcgatggtgattgtgctttggttagtttgaaatgactagccaaaggagtactcacagatttagcttcatccatattaaatctgctaaccacctttttcacgtactcttcttgagataacttcaagaatccattcacccggtctctgaagatcctcattccaaggatttgctttgcagcacccaaatccttcatggcaaattcctttgataaatctttcttgagtttatcaatttcttccagacaagctccagctatcagcatatcatctacatatagcagtagtatgatataagaaccgtcaaactttttcacataacagcagtgatcagcttgacaccttaggaatccattttcactcatgaatccatcaaacttcttgtac
This genomic window from Primulina huaijiensis isolate GDHJ02 chromosome 7, ASM1229523v2, whole genome shotgun sequence contains:
- the LOC140980837 gene encoding uncharacterized protein, which produces MISGGSTDGDSNRARKARSRRECLEVDGRKRDEPVISFGPEDLRGVSLPHNDALVIQARVANYDVLRVFVDNGSSGNVIFKEALGEIILPLTLGTGDLRKTVMTVFTVIDAPSSYNIILGRPAMNEMRAVASTYHQKIKFPVRGHVGEVKGDQPSSRKCYGETVRVDQKKARNAGKEKEYQEGANEGEVHFVAEEEQEVVEVEPGKHIRVARDICPSTRELTGISSQVAEHKLNILPGSRPVKQKKWHFGPEKDKVIEEQGYHQIPLALEDQDKASFITSGGTFCYVVMPFGLKNAGATYQRLMNLVFYNQISRNIEVLRKVQKFGWDDRCEQAFHDLKRHLAELPILAKPESGENLWVYLSATEFAVSSVLVKEEWADQKPIYYVSHALRGAELKYSELEKIALALVIIARKLRPYFLSHPIVVLTKSPLGRIMTHAEVSGRMVKWTVELGEYDIEYKPRAAIKAQALTDFLIEMIQPVEKVVWRVFVDGASNLSGCGVGGVLIAPSEEKIKLALRIDSRVTNNEAEYEAVLAGLQAVQEVGAARVIIYSDSQLITQQIKGMYEAKNEKMLKYLGLITAQAASLTDWSIEQIPREKNAEADTLAKLAASMSDISTREVLCFTQLLLSIDEKIPSIQKSSWMIPIIEYIIHEKLPENRAQAAKIRKQAPTFVFLNNVLYRRSYQGPLLKCLSEDEVAYVLREIHEGCCGEHLGGTALSRKAILAGFWWPRMN